In one Pseudoclavibacter sp. Marseille-Q3772 genomic region, the following are encoded:
- a CDS encoding AURKAIP1/COX24 domain-containing protein, translated as MGSVIKKRRKRMSKKKHRKLLRKTRHQRRNKK; from the coding sequence ATGGGTTCTGTAATCAAGAAGCGCCGCAAGCGTATGTCCAAGAAGAAGCACCGCAAGCTGCTTCGCAAGACTCGCCACCAGCGTCGCAACAAGAAGTAG
- a CDS encoding TrkA family potassium uptake protein → MGEPISASAPVLVIGLGRFGAATAGELDRLGRDVLAVDTDPDLVQKWAERVTHAVQVDARNIEALRQIGAQEFSIAVVAVGTSIEASVLVTANLVDLKVPQIWAKAMSATHGRILRRIGAHHVIFPEAEAGHRAAHLVNGRMLDFIEFDDDFVLAKLYPPRQIRGQSLRQSQIRSKYQVTIVGIKAPGKEFTYAEAETVISDHDIIIVAGIPEDVERFAAQR, encoded by the coding sequence TTGGGTGAACCAATTTCGGCAAGCGCCCCAGTGCTGGTGATCGGCCTGGGCCGTTTCGGCGCCGCCACCGCCGGAGAACTTGATCGACTCGGACGGGATGTGCTGGCGGTCGATACCGATCCCGACCTGGTCCAGAAGTGGGCCGAGCGGGTGACGCACGCAGTCCAGGTCGACGCGCGCAATATCGAAGCGCTGCGGCAGATCGGGGCGCAGGAGTTTTCCATCGCCGTGGTTGCCGTGGGCACCTCCATCGAGGCGAGTGTGCTGGTGACCGCAAACCTCGTCGACCTAAAAGTGCCGCAGATTTGGGCGAAAGCGATGTCCGCCACTCACGGTCGCATCTTGCGCCGCATCGGCGCGCACCACGTGATCTTCCCGGAGGCCGAGGCAGGTCACCGTGCCGCACACCTGGTGAATGGCCGGATGCTCGACTTCATCGAGTTTGATGACGACTTCGTCTTGGCGAAGCTCTACCCGCCCCGGCAAATCCGTGGCCAGTCGCTGCGCCAATCGCAGATCCGCAGCAAATACCAGGTGACGATCGTGGGAATCAAGGCTCCGGGTAAGGAGTTCACCTACGCCGAGGCCGAAACGGTGATCTCCGACCACGACATCATCATCGTCGCCGGCATCCCCGAAGACGTCGAACGGTTCGCCGCACAGCGCTGA
- a CDS encoding potassium transporter TrkG, translating to MPTSSQGLNSHHPTPLSQIRGAYQRLKSKSPSRFAVIIFTCIIFLWAFLLMLPISSANGQVTPFAEALFTAVSTICVTGLTVVDMATHWSAFGNVLIFTGIQVGAVGVLTLASILGAVVTRKLGLRQKLVAASDGNSLRIHAGAVSESQAVRLGEIGGVLVTVVTSLAIIETIVASGIFISLITHEHYGSVWKAILDSYYFAASAFTNTGFVPTAHGLEPFMNDTWMLGCLAVAVFAGSLGFPVIFSLVRWVRTRKHPGLHVKITLVTTTILFLGGWLAIYLLELGNDATFGTLDPGMEPFTAGFLSVMTRSGGFSTVDLGEANASTVTVMTMLMFVGGGSASTAGGIKVTTFAILFLAAVAEARGVRDIQAFHRRIPVDVLRLAISVALWGSTIVAISAIALMQVSGASMQDAVFDATSAFGTVGLSTGLTERLPDAGVYILSATMWLGRVGTVTFAAALASRHKKQLFTLPEERIIVG from the coding sequence ATGCCAACTTCGAGTCAGGGGCTCAACTCACACCACCCCACCCCACTCTCACAGATCCGTGGGGCGTATCAGCGACTCAAGTCGAAGTCACCAAGCCGCTTCGCGGTAATCATCTTCACCTGCATCATCTTCCTATGGGCATTCCTGCTCATGCTGCCGATCTCAAGCGCCAACGGTCAAGTCACCCCGTTCGCGGAGGCGCTATTCACCGCGGTCTCCACCATCTGCGTCACCGGCCTCACGGTCGTGGATATGGCAACTCACTGGTCGGCCTTTGGCAATGTCCTCATCTTCACCGGCATCCAGGTCGGCGCAGTCGGCGTGCTGACACTCGCATCCATCCTCGGCGCTGTAGTGACCCGAAAACTTGGCCTCCGCCAAAAACTGGTGGCCGCATCCGACGGCAACTCGCTGCGCATCCACGCCGGCGCCGTCTCCGAGTCACAGGCCGTTCGACTCGGCGAGATCGGCGGCGTTCTCGTTACGGTCGTCACTTCACTCGCCATCATCGAAACGATCGTCGCCAGCGGCATCTTCATCTCGCTGATCACCCACGAGCACTATGGCTCCGTGTGGAAAGCCATCCTCGATTCCTATTACTTCGCGGCCAGCGCGTTCACAAACACCGGATTCGTACCGACCGCTCACGGTCTCGAGCCGTTCATGAACGACACTTGGATGCTCGGCTGCCTCGCCGTCGCAGTCTTTGCCGGATCGCTCGGATTTCCGGTCATCTTCTCGCTCGTGCGCTGGGTGCGCACCCGCAAACATCCCGGATTACACGTCAAGATCACCCTGGTCACCACAACAATCTTGTTCCTCGGCGGCTGGCTCGCGATCTACCTACTCGAACTCGGCAACGACGCAACGTTCGGCACACTCGATCCAGGGATGGAGCCGTTCACTGCCGGGTTCTTGTCGGTCATGACCCGCTCTGGCGGATTCTCAACCGTCGATCTGGGCGAAGCAAACGCATCCACCGTCACCGTCATGACGATGCTCATGTTTGTGGGTGGCGGATCAGCCTCCACCGCGGGCGGTATCAAGGTCACCACCTTCGCCATCCTCTTCTTAGCCGCCGTAGCCGAAGCGCGTGGTGTGCGTGACATCCAGGCCTTCCATCGCCGCATCCCGGTGGATGTTCTACGGCTAGCCATCTCGGTGGCGCTGTGGGGAAGCACGATCGTTGCCATCTCGGCAATTGCGCTCATGCAAGTCAGCGGGGCGTCGATGCAGGATGCGGTCTTCGACGCGACATCAGCGTTCGGCACCGTTGGGTTGAGTACCGGTTTGACGGAACGACTGCCGGATGCGGGTGTCTACATCCTGTCGGCAACGATGTGGCTCGGACGTGTGGGCACGGTAACGTTTGCTGCAGCCCTCGCCTCCCGCCATAAGAAGCAGCTATTCACGCTGCCAGAGGAAAGGATCATTGTTGGGTGA
- the nhaA gene encoding Na+/H+ antiporter NhaA — translation MPALTNRPDDQFSLKERLNSQKFGGTVLLLAAMLAMIIANSPLAEWYENLKQTDLPIPAIGIEHMSVAHWASDGVLAFFFFVVGLELKREFVTGQLRDPRKASLPMAAAVGGMIVPAAMFAAIVAIGGQGGSEGWAIPVATDIAFCVGLLAVFGKGLPSPFRVFLLTLAVVDDLLGITLIAIFYTADLNVLWLIVSLAVVAVYGLLVNKGVYKWWLLIPIGVLAWYFMLLSGVHATIAGVLLGLTVPAIPRKGDEISFAEDMEHDWNPVSQAFALPVFAFFAAGVPLAAGDGSFLDSITHPVFLAAFLGLLVGKPLGIFLTVFALHKLPAFDLDDNLRLGDIGALGGLAGIGFTVSLLIGELAFRGSEAFLEYGHLGVILGSLLAAIISIFLLRWRVRFHVGEKLDDDEAVMP, via the coding sequence TTGCCAGCCTTGACCAACCGCCCCGACGACCAGTTTTCGCTCAAAGAGCGGCTGAACTCCCAGAAGTTCGGCGGCACCGTACTGCTGCTCGCCGCGATGTTGGCGATGATTATCGCCAACTCTCCCCTCGCCGAATGGTACGAAAACCTCAAACAGACTGACCTGCCGATCCCCGCGATCGGTATTGAGCACATGTCCGTCGCCCACTGGGCGAGCGACGGCGTGCTTGCATTCTTTTTCTTCGTGGTGGGGCTCGAGCTGAAACGCGAATTTGTCACCGGCCAGCTGCGTGACCCGCGCAAGGCATCACTCCCCATGGCGGCCGCAGTTGGCGGCATGATTGTGCCCGCGGCAATGTTCGCGGCCATCGTCGCCATCGGCGGTCAGGGGGGTTCCGAAGGATGGGCGATCCCGGTAGCCACCGACATCGCGTTCTGTGTTGGTCTGCTCGCAGTGTTCGGTAAGGGGCTGCCTTCGCCATTCCGCGTCTTCCTGCTCACCCTCGCAGTGGTTGATGACCTGCTCGGTATCACCCTGATCGCAATCTTCTACACCGCCGACCTCAATGTGCTCTGGCTCATCGTGTCGCTCGCAGTGGTGGCGGTGTACGGCCTGCTGGTCAATAAGGGTGTCTACAAGTGGTGGCTACTCATCCCGATCGGAGTGCTTGCCTGGTACTTCATGCTCCTGTCCGGCGTGCACGCAACCATCGCCGGCGTACTGCTCGGCCTGACCGTGCCGGCAATTCCGCGCAAGGGCGACGAGATCTCCTTCGCGGAAGACATGGAGCACGACTGGAACCCGGTGTCGCAGGCATTCGCCCTACCGGTGTTTGCGTTCTTCGCTGCTGGTGTGCCGCTAGCGGCAGGTGACGGCAGCTTCCTGGATTCGATCACCCATCCGGTTTTCCTCGCCGCATTCCTCGGACTGCTGGTCGGTAAGCCCCTCGGCATCTTCCTCACCGTGTTTGCGCTACACAAACTGCCAGCATTCGATCTGGACGACAATCTCCGATTGGGCGATATCGGAGCGCTCGGGGGCTTAGCCGGTATCGGCTTCACAGTCTCCCTGCTCATTGGAGAACTCGCGTTCCGCGGTTCCGAAGCCTTCCTCGAGTATGGCCACCTCGGTGTCATCCTCGGCTCGCTGCTCGCGGCCATCATCTCGATCTTCCTGCTCCGGTGGCGCGTGCGCTTCCACGTTGGTGAGAAGCTCGACGACGACGAAGCCGTTATGCCCTAA
- a CDS encoding S-ribosylhomocysteine lyase, translated as MRMNVESFNLDHRAVVAPYVRIADRKHLPGGDELVKYDVRFAQPNRDYLTMPAIHSIEHLTAELMRNHTDQLIDFSPMGCQTGFYAIMLGVEPEQFLPLLATTFRDLLAADAVPAANEEQCGWGENHSLSAAKDAVQTFLDARAEWETVFATDA; from the coding sequence ATGCGCATGAATGTCGAGTCGTTCAACCTAGATCACCGCGCCGTTGTCGCGCCCTACGTCCGCATCGCCGACCGCAAGCATCTCCCCGGCGGCGATGAGCTCGTGAAGTACGACGTGCGGTTCGCTCAACCCAACCGCGACTACCTGACCATGCCCGCCATCCACTCAATTGAGCACCTCACCGCAGAGCTCATGCGAAACCACACCGATCAGCTCATCGACTTCTCCCCAATGGGCTGCCAGACAGGCTTCTACGCCATCATGCTCGGCGTTGAGCCCGAACAGTTCCTCCCGCTGCTAGCAACCACCTTCCGTGATCTGCTAGCAGCCGACGCCGTCCCCGCTGCCAACGAAGAGCAGTGCGGATGGGGCGAGAACCATTCCCTATCTGCGGCGAAGGATGCGGTACAGACTTTCCTCGACGCTCGCGCTGAGTGGGAAACGGTATTCGCGACGGACGCGTAA
- a CDS encoding 5'-methylthioadenosine/adenosylhomocysteine nucleosidase has product MTAHATVCILTAMPEEAAPFLDRLEQPTTLTDTPKHLQVVCGSLHGERIAVITTGIGLVAAASAATWAISTLAPQLILSAGSCGGLARDINVGDIAVSDSTSYGTADATEFGYVRGQVPGQPVQFAADGALVTAARDIAADNANWHVATILSGDTFVTERNVADTRNAFPAAIATDMESCAIAQVCTTFAKRFASVRSVSDLCGPAAGQEFSIGIERAAQNSCDAVLTLLQQLPALDRG; this is encoded by the coding sequence ATGACCGCACACGCAACTGTCTGCATCCTGACCGCCATGCCCGAAGAGGCGGCACCATTTCTCGACCGCCTCGAGCAGCCAACAACACTCACCGATACCCCGAAACATCTGCAGGTGGTCTGCGGGTCATTACACGGCGAGCGAATAGCCGTGATCACGACCGGGATCGGTTTGGTCGCTGCCGCAAGCGCCGCCACTTGGGCGATTTCCACGCTTGCTCCGCAGCTGATCCTCTCGGCGGGTAGTTGCGGCGGCCTGGCACGCGACATCAACGTGGGTGATATCGCCGTGTCCGACAGCACCAGCTACGGTACCGCGGATGCGACCGAGTTCGGCTATGTGCGCGGCCAGGTTCCAGGGCAGCCGGTGCAATTCGCCGCTGACGGAGCTCTGGTTACCGCAGCTCGCGATATTGCCGCGGATAACGCGAACTGGCATGTGGCCACCATCCTCAGCGGCGATACCTTCGTAACCGAACGCAATGTGGCCGATACCCGCAATGCTTTCCCCGCTGCCATAGCCACCGATATGGAAAGCTGCGCCATCGCGCAGGTGTGTACAACCTTCGCGAAGCGCTTTGCCTCGGTGCGTTCCGTAAGCGACCTCTGTGGCCCCGCCGCCGGTCAGGAGTTCAGCATCGGTATCGAACGGGCCGCGCAAAACAGCTGTGACGCCGTCCTCACGCTATTGCAGCAACTTCCGGCGCTCGACCGCGGCTAG
- a CDS encoding glutaredoxin family protein, giving the protein MVVDFYEREGCHLCEEALEIVMAECQAAGATLRRHDITTDEGLQQRYGEFIPVVVIDDVQHSTWFVDAERLRNALRGS; this is encoded by the coding sequence ATGGTCGTCGACTTCTACGAACGCGAGGGCTGTCACCTCTGCGAAGAAGCACTCGAAATCGTCATGGCCGAGTGCCAGGCGGCAGGCGCGACACTTCGCCGGCACGACATCACAACCGACGAGGGCTTGCAGCAGCGCTACGGGGAGTTCATCCCGGTAGTAGTAATCGATGACGTGCAGCATTCGACGTGGTTTGTGGATGCGGAACGGTTACGAAACGCTCTCCGGGGCAGCTAG
- a CDS encoding helix-turn-helix domain-containing protein: protein MAAELSDVRFLTVAEVAELMRVSKMTVYRMVHAGELPAVKFGRSYRVPESAVNDAINGVARDGKQTA, encoded by the coding sequence ATGGCAGCTGAATTGTCCGACGTGCGTTTCTTGACGGTCGCCGAAGTTGCTGAACTGATGCGCGTCTCGAAGATGACTGTCTATCGCATGGTTCACGCGGGTGAGCTTCCCGCGGTTAAGTTCGGCCGCTCGTACCGAGTGCCAGAGTCTGCGGTGAATGACGCCATCAACGGTGTCGCACGCGACGGCAAGCAGACTGCCTAA